In Piliocolobus tephrosceles isolate RC106 chromosome 6, ASM277652v3, whole genome shotgun sequence, the following are encoded in one genomic region:
- the NUTM1 gene encoding NUT family member 1 isoform X3, giving the protein MASDGASPLPGPDMSMKPSAARSPSPALPSLPPASGPPDHPPGEPPPQPIMPSVFSPDNPLTLSAFPSSLLATGDGGPCLSGAGAGNVIVKVKTEGGSAEPSQTQSFILTQTALNSLNSIAPGTPCGSLEGPAPPFVTASNMKTILPSKAIGVSREDPPGLPPQAPPPVAQLVPIVPLEKAWPGLHGTTGEGGPVATLAKPSLGDCCKISKDVYENFRRWQRYKALARRHLSQSPDTEALSCFLIPVLRSLARQKPTMTLEEGLPLAVQEWEHTSNFDRMIFYEMAERFMEFEAEEMQIQNSQLMNGSQGLSPAAPLKLDPLGPLASEVCQQPVYIPKKAASKARAPRRRQRKAQRPPVPEAPKEIPPEAVKEYIDIMEGLVGTQLATGELDGKQEEEGQQQEEEGMYPDPGLLSYINELCSQKVFVSKVEAVIHPQFLADLLSPEKQRDPLALIEELEQEEGLTLAQLVQKRLLALEEEEDAEAPPSYSGAQLDSSPSVSDEDEDGDGRLRPSPGLQGAGGAVCLGKVSSSGKRAREVHGGQEQALGSPRGMHRAGNTLPSPSSWDLQPEPAALQGTPGPLGMERRGSGKVINQVPRLQDGHLGGAGPPGHCLLADRTSEALPLCWQEGFQPESTPSLDAGLAELASLQGQGLEKQVLGLQKGQQTGGRAVLPEGKEALAVPQEGSAGATWGDDRGTAMAQSDDQNPSPRAAGDRDEVSLSPGLWLSGEMDAVDLELPVQIEEVIESFQVEACVTECQEGCQGLGSSGSISLGPGETVVPGDTESSVIPCGGTVVAAALEKRNDCSLPGPLRANSPALRSKENQEQSRETTGDPSDLWAGGCFALLESRIGGSTLESSKETLLPTCQDDVLIMGTKDASSLPEASQEVGSRGNSFSPLLETIEPVNILDAKDDCGLQLRVSKDTCPLNFNAYDPQGEGRVGPDLSKPKDLAPLQESQESYTTGTPKTSSHQGLGSTFPRWGTRGAIVLRETSVTKTRRSADRAKGKEKKKKETEEEDEELSNFAYLLASKLSLSPRGHPLSPHHASGQGSQRAPHLLSAGAKDPSKPPCPVAKSGKRALAGGPAPTEKRSHSGTQLGVPREEPLALGVVQSSQPRKRRCDSLATGRRKKRRSQ; this is encoded by the exons ATGGCTTCAGATGGAG CATCTCCGTTGCCGGGACCGGATATGAGCATGAAACCTAGTGCTGCCCGGTCTCCATCGCCTGCACTTCCCTCTCTCCCGCCAGCTTCTGGCCCACCAGACCACCCACCCGGGGAGCCACCTCCACAGCCCATCATGCCTTCAGTATTCTCTCCAGACAACCCTCTGACGCTCTCCGCTTTCCCCAGCTCACTGTTGGCGACAGGGGACGGGGGCCCTTGCCtcagtggggctggggctggcaaTGTCATTGTCAAAGTCAAGACAGAAGGGGGATCAGCTGAGCCCTCTCAAACTCAGAGCTTTATCCTTACTCAGACTGCCCTCAATTCGCTCAATTCGATTGCCCCGGGCACTCCCTGTGGGAGTCTTGAGGGTCCTGCACCTCCATTTGTGACAGCATCTAATATGAAGACCATTCTGCCCTCTAAGGCCATTGGTGTCAGCCGGGAGGACCCTCCAGGccttccacctcaggctccaCCACCAGTTGCTCAACTGGTCCCCATTGTGCCCCTGGAAAAAGCTTGGCCAGGGCTACATGGGACAACCGGGGAAGGCGGTCCTGTGGCCACTCTAGCCAAGCCTTCACTGGGTGACTGCTGCAAAATTTCCAAGGACGTTTATGAGAACTTCCGTCGATGGCAGCGTTACAAAGCCTTGGCCCGGAGGCACCTGTCCCAAAGTCCCGACACAGAAGCTCTGTCCTGTTTTCTTAT CCCAGTGCTTCGTTCCCTGGCCCGGCAGAAGCCCACTATGACCCTGGAGGAGGGACTGCCATTGGCTGTGCAGGAGTGGGAGCACACCAGCAACTTTGACAGGATGATCTTTTATGAGATGGCGGAAAG GTTCATGGAGTTTGAGGCTGAGGAGATGCAGATTCAGAACTCACAGCTGATGAATGGCTCTCAGGGCCTGTCTCCTGCAGCCCCTTTGAAACTTGATCCTCTAGGGCCCCTGGCCTCTGAGGTTTGCCAGCAGCCAG TGTACATTCCGAAGAAGGCAGCCTCCAAGGCACGGGCCCCCCGCCGGCGGCAGCGTAAAGCCCAGAGACCTCCTGTTCCTGAGGCGCCCAAGGAGATCCCACCAGAAGCTGTAAAGGAGTATATTGACATCATGGAAGGGCTGGTGGGGACTCAACTGGCCACTGGGGAGTTAGATGGAAAACAAGAGGAAGAagggcagcagcaggaggaggaagggatgtATCCAGATCCAGGTCTCCTGAGCTACATCAATGAGCTGTGTTCTCAGAAGGTCTTTGTCTCCAAG GTGGAGGCCGTCATTCACCCTCAATTTCTGGCAGATCTGCTGTCCccagaaaaacagagagatcCCTTGGCCTTAATTGAGGAGCTAGAGCAAGAAGAAGGACTCACTCTTGCCCAG CTGGTCCAGAAGCGACTCTTGGCcttggaagaggaggaagatgcaGAGGCGCCTCCAAGTTACAGTGGAGCTCAGCTGGACTCAAGTCCTTCTGTTTCTGATGAGGATGAAGATGGGGATGGGCGGCTTCGGCCCTCGCCTGGGCTTCAGGGGGCTGGAGGCGCCGTTTGCCTTGGAAAGGTTTCTTCTTCAGGAAAACGGGCAAGAGAAGTGCATGGTGGGCAGGAGCAAGCCCTAGGGAGCCCCAGAGGGATGCACAGGGCTGGGAACACTCTGCCAtcccccagcagctgggacctgCAGCCAGAACCTGCAGCTCTACAGGGAACTCCGGGACCCTTGGGTATGGAGAGGAGAGGGTCTGGGAAGGTCATAAACCAGGTACCGCGACTTCAAGATGGCCATCTAGGAGGCGCTGGGCCTCCTGGGCACTGCCTGCTGGCTGATAGGACTTCTGAGGCTCTGCCCCTTTGTTGGCAGGAAGGCTTCCAGCCTGAGAGCACTCCCAGTTTGGATGCTGGACTTGCAGAGCTGGCTTCTCTGCAAGGACAAGGGTTAGAAAAGCAAGTCCTGGGATTGCAGAAAGGACAACAAACGGGGGGTCGTGCAGTGCTTCCTGAAGGGAAGGAGGCTTTAGCAGTGCCCCAGGAAGGCTCTGCAGGAGCCACGTGGGGAGATGACAGAGGTACCGCCATGGCTCAGAGTGATGATCAGAATCCTTCCCCTAGAGCAGCTGGGGACAGGGACGAAGTCTCTCTCAGCCCAGGACTTTGGCTGAGCGGTGAGATGGATGCTGTAGACTTGGAGCTGCCCGTACAAATAGAGGAGGTCATAGAGAGCTTCCAAGTGGAGGCGTGTGTAACTGAGTGTCAGGAAGGCTGCCAGGGACTGGGCTCCAGCGGCAGCATTTCCCTGGGTCCTGGAGAAACCGTAGTACCTGGGGATACGGAGAGCAGTGTGATTCCCTGTGGAGGCACAGTTGTGGCAGCTGCCCTAGAAAAGAGAAACGATTGCAGCTTGCCAGGACCTTTGAGGGCCAACAGCCCAGCCTTGAGGTCCAAAGAAAATCAAGAGCAGAGCCGTGAAACCACAGGGGACCCCAGTGATCTGTGGGCAGGAGGCTGCTTCGCATTGCTGGAAAGCAGAATTGGCGGTTCCACACTGGAGTCTTCCAAAGAAACCCTTCTGCCCACATGCCAAGATGATGTCCTTATCATGGGGACCAAGGATGCCTCCTCCTTGCCTGAAGCCAGCCAAGAGGTAGGGAGCAGAGGCAATTCCTTTTCTCCTCTGTTGGAAACCATAGAACCGGTCAACATACTAGATGCTAAAGATGACTGTGGCCTCCAACTAAGGGTCAGCAAGGACACCTGCCCATTGAATTTTAATGCTTACGACCCCCAAGGAGAAGGCAGGGTGGGTCCTGACCTGTCCAAGCCTAAAGACCTTGCTCCTTTACAAGAGAGTCAGGAGTCTTACACAACTGGCACCCCCAAAACATCATCTCACCAGGGCCTTGGAAGCACTTTCCCTCGATGGGGAACGAGGGGTGCCATAGTTCTGAGAGAGACTTCTGTTACTAAAACACGCAGGTCAGCAGATAGGgccaaaggaaaggagaaaaagaagaaggaaacagaggaagaggatgaggaaCTGTCCAACTTTGCTTACCTCTTGGCCTCTAAACTTAGCCTGTCACCAAGGGGGCATCCTCTCAGTCCTCACCATGCCTCAGGtcagggcagccagagagcaCCCCACCTGCTCTCTGCTGGGGCAAAAGACCCCAGCAAACCTCCATGTCCTGTTGCCAAGTCTGGGAAGCGAGCTCTAGCTGGAGGTCCAGCCCCTACTGAAAAGAGATCCCACTCAGGAACTCAACTTGGGGTCCCCAGGGAGGAACCCCTAGCTCTGGGAGTAGTTCAATCCTCACAGCCTCGTAAAAGGCGGTGTGACAGTCTTGccacaggcagaaggaagaaacgTCGTAGCCAGTAG
- the NUTM1 gene encoding NUT family member 1 isoform X2 gives MFQRSNQDLNLGPYRKFSALSYSASPLPGPDMSMKPSAARSPSPALPSLPPASGPPDHPPGEPPPQPIMPSVFSPDNPLTLSAFPSSLLATGDGGPCLSGAGAGNVIVKVKTEGGSAEPSQTQSFILTQTALNSLNSIAPGTPCGSLEGPAPPFVTASNMKTILPSKAIGVSREDPPGLPPQAPPPVAQLVPIVPLEKAWPGLHGTTGEGGPVATLAKPSLGDCCKISKDVYENFRRWQRYKALARRHLSQSPDTEALSCFLIPVLRSLARQKPTMTLEEGLPLAVQEWEHTSNFDRMIFYEMAERFMEFEAEEMQIQNSQLMNGSQGLSPAAPLKLDPLGPLASEVCQQPVYIPKKAASKARAPRRRQRKAQRPPVPEAPKEIPPEAVKEYIDIMEGLVGTQLATGELDGKQEEEGQQQEEEGMYPDPGLLSYINELCSQKVFVSKVEAVIHPQFLADLLSPEKQRDPLALIEELEQEEGLTLAQLVQKRLLALEEEEDAEAPPSYSGAQLDSSPSVSDEDEDGDGRLRPSPGLQGAGGAVCLGKVSSSGKRAREVHGGQEQALGSPRGMHRAGNTLPSPSSWDLQPEPAALQGTPGPLGMERRGSGKVINQVPRLQDGHLGGAGPPGHCLLADRTSEALPLCWQEGFQPESTPSLDAGLAELASLQGQGLEKQVLGLQKGQQTGGRAVLPEGKEALAVPQEGSAGATWGDDRGTAMAQSDDQNPSPRAAGDRDEVSLSPGLWLSGEMDAVDLELPVQIEEVIESFQVEACVTECQEGCQGLGSSGSISLGPGETVVPGDTESSVIPCGGTVVAAALEKRNDCSLPGPLRANSPALRSKENQEQSRETTGDPSDLWAGGCFALLESRIGGSTLESSKETLLPTCQDDVLIMGTKDASSLPEASQEVGSRGNSFSPLLETIEPVNILDAKDDCGLQLRVSKDTCPLNFNAYDPQGEGRVGPDLSKPKDLAPLQESQESYTTGTPKTSSHQGLGSTFPRWGTRGAIVLRETSVTKTRRSADRAKGKEKKKKETEEEDEELSNFAYLLASKLSLSPRGHPLSPHHASGQGSQRAPHLLSAGAKDPSKPPCPVAKSGKRALAGGPAPTEKRSHSGTQLGVPREEPLALGVVQSSQPRKRRCDSLATGRRKKRRSQ, from the exons ATGTTTCAGCGGTCGAACCAAGATTTAAACTTAGGTCCCTACCGCAAGTTCAGCGCTCTTTCTTACAGTG CATCTCCGTTGCCGGGACCGGATATGAGCATGAAACCTAGTGCTGCCCGGTCTCCATCGCCTGCACTTCCCTCTCTCCCGCCAGCTTCTGGCCCACCAGACCACCCACCCGGGGAGCCACCTCCACAGCCCATCATGCCTTCAGTATTCTCTCCAGACAACCCTCTGACGCTCTCCGCTTTCCCCAGCTCACTGTTGGCGACAGGGGACGGGGGCCCTTGCCtcagtggggctggggctggcaaTGTCATTGTCAAAGTCAAGACAGAAGGGGGATCAGCTGAGCCCTCTCAAACTCAGAGCTTTATCCTTACTCAGACTGCCCTCAATTCGCTCAATTCGATTGCCCCGGGCACTCCCTGTGGGAGTCTTGAGGGTCCTGCACCTCCATTTGTGACAGCATCTAATATGAAGACCATTCTGCCCTCTAAGGCCATTGGTGTCAGCCGGGAGGACCCTCCAGGccttccacctcaggctccaCCACCAGTTGCTCAACTGGTCCCCATTGTGCCCCTGGAAAAAGCTTGGCCAGGGCTACATGGGACAACCGGGGAAGGCGGTCCTGTGGCCACTCTAGCCAAGCCTTCACTGGGTGACTGCTGCAAAATTTCCAAGGACGTTTATGAGAACTTCCGTCGATGGCAGCGTTACAAAGCCTTGGCCCGGAGGCACCTGTCCCAAAGTCCCGACACAGAAGCTCTGTCCTGTTTTCTTAT CCCAGTGCTTCGTTCCCTGGCCCGGCAGAAGCCCACTATGACCCTGGAGGAGGGACTGCCATTGGCTGTGCAGGAGTGGGAGCACACCAGCAACTTTGACAGGATGATCTTTTATGAGATGGCGGAAAG GTTCATGGAGTTTGAGGCTGAGGAGATGCAGATTCAGAACTCACAGCTGATGAATGGCTCTCAGGGCCTGTCTCCTGCAGCCCCTTTGAAACTTGATCCTCTAGGGCCCCTGGCCTCTGAGGTTTGCCAGCAGCCAG TGTACATTCCGAAGAAGGCAGCCTCCAAGGCACGGGCCCCCCGCCGGCGGCAGCGTAAAGCCCAGAGACCTCCTGTTCCTGAGGCGCCCAAGGAGATCCCACCAGAAGCTGTAAAGGAGTATATTGACATCATGGAAGGGCTGGTGGGGACTCAACTGGCCACTGGGGAGTTAGATGGAAAACAAGAGGAAGAagggcagcagcaggaggaggaagggatgtATCCAGATCCAGGTCTCCTGAGCTACATCAATGAGCTGTGTTCTCAGAAGGTCTTTGTCTCCAAG GTGGAGGCCGTCATTCACCCTCAATTTCTGGCAGATCTGCTGTCCccagaaaaacagagagatcCCTTGGCCTTAATTGAGGAGCTAGAGCAAGAAGAAGGACTCACTCTTGCCCAG CTGGTCCAGAAGCGACTCTTGGCcttggaagaggaggaagatgcaGAGGCGCCTCCAAGTTACAGTGGAGCTCAGCTGGACTCAAGTCCTTCTGTTTCTGATGAGGATGAAGATGGGGATGGGCGGCTTCGGCCCTCGCCTGGGCTTCAGGGGGCTGGAGGCGCCGTTTGCCTTGGAAAGGTTTCTTCTTCAGGAAAACGGGCAAGAGAAGTGCATGGTGGGCAGGAGCAAGCCCTAGGGAGCCCCAGAGGGATGCACAGGGCTGGGAACACTCTGCCAtcccccagcagctgggacctgCAGCCAGAACCTGCAGCTCTACAGGGAACTCCGGGACCCTTGGGTATGGAGAGGAGAGGGTCTGGGAAGGTCATAAACCAGGTACCGCGACTTCAAGATGGCCATCTAGGAGGCGCTGGGCCTCCTGGGCACTGCCTGCTGGCTGATAGGACTTCTGAGGCTCTGCCCCTTTGTTGGCAGGAAGGCTTCCAGCCTGAGAGCACTCCCAGTTTGGATGCTGGACTTGCAGAGCTGGCTTCTCTGCAAGGACAAGGGTTAGAAAAGCAAGTCCTGGGATTGCAGAAAGGACAACAAACGGGGGGTCGTGCAGTGCTTCCTGAAGGGAAGGAGGCTTTAGCAGTGCCCCAGGAAGGCTCTGCAGGAGCCACGTGGGGAGATGACAGAGGTACCGCCATGGCTCAGAGTGATGATCAGAATCCTTCCCCTAGAGCAGCTGGGGACAGGGACGAAGTCTCTCTCAGCCCAGGACTTTGGCTGAGCGGTGAGATGGATGCTGTAGACTTGGAGCTGCCCGTACAAATAGAGGAGGTCATAGAGAGCTTCCAAGTGGAGGCGTGTGTAACTGAGTGTCAGGAAGGCTGCCAGGGACTGGGCTCCAGCGGCAGCATTTCCCTGGGTCCTGGAGAAACCGTAGTACCTGGGGATACGGAGAGCAGTGTGATTCCCTGTGGAGGCACAGTTGTGGCAGCTGCCCTAGAAAAGAGAAACGATTGCAGCTTGCCAGGACCTTTGAGGGCCAACAGCCCAGCCTTGAGGTCCAAAGAAAATCAAGAGCAGAGCCGTGAAACCACAGGGGACCCCAGTGATCTGTGGGCAGGAGGCTGCTTCGCATTGCTGGAAAGCAGAATTGGCGGTTCCACACTGGAGTCTTCCAAAGAAACCCTTCTGCCCACATGCCAAGATGATGTCCTTATCATGGGGACCAAGGATGCCTCCTCCTTGCCTGAAGCCAGCCAAGAGGTAGGGAGCAGAGGCAATTCCTTTTCTCCTCTGTTGGAAACCATAGAACCGGTCAACATACTAGATGCTAAAGATGACTGTGGCCTCCAACTAAGGGTCAGCAAGGACACCTGCCCATTGAATTTTAATGCTTACGACCCCCAAGGAGAAGGCAGGGTGGGTCCTGACCTGTCCAAGCCTAAAGACCTTGCTCCTTTACAAGAGAGTCAGGAGTCTTACACAACTGGCACCCCCAAAACATCATCTCACCAGGGCCTTGGAAGCACTTTCCCTCGATGGGGAACGAGGGGTGCCATAGTTCTGAGAGAGACTTCTGTTACTAAAACACGCAGGTCAGCAGATAGGgccaaaggaaaggagaaaaagaagaaggaaacagaggaagaggatgaggaaCTGTCCAACTTTGCTTACCTCTTGGCCTCTAAACTTAGCCTGTCACCAAGGGGGCATCCTCTCAGTCCTCACCATGCCTCAGGtcagggcagccagagagcaCCCCACCTGCTCTCTGCTGGGGCAAAAGACCCCAGCAAACCTCCATGTCCTGTTGCCAAGTCTGGGAAGCGAGCTCTAGCTGGAGGTCCAGCCCCTACTGAAAAGAGATCCCACTCAGGAACTCAACTTGGGGTCCCCAGGGAGGAACCCCTAGCTCTGGGAGTAGTTCAATCCTCACAGCCTCGTAAAAGGCGGTGTGACAGTCTTGccacaggcagaaggaagaaacgTCGTAGCCAGTAG
- the NUTM1 gene encoding NUT family member 1 isoform X1: MFQRSNQDLNLGPYRKFSALSYSVCLEFHILVLFDLMFTFPSLDPCAPTWSQVTLGPGPDCLILEASRQPQLVPKPERMASDGASPLPGPDMSMKPSAARSPSPALPSLPPASGPPDHPPGEPPPQPIMPSVFSPDNPLTLSAFPSSLLATGDGGPCLSGAGAGNVIVKVKTEGGSAEPSQTQSFILTQTALNSLNSIAPGTPCGSLEGPAPPFVTASNMKTILPSKAIGVSREDPPGLPPQAPPPVAQLVPIVPLEKAWPGLHGTTGEGGPVATLAKPSLGDCCKISKDVYENFRRWQRYKALARRHLSQSPDTEALSCFLIPVLRSLARQKPTMTLEEGLPLAVQEWEHTSNFDRMIFYEMAERFMEFEAEEMQIQNSQLMNGSQGLSPAAPLKLDPLGPLASEVCQQPVYIPKKAASKARAPRRRQRKAQRPPVPEAPKEIPPEAVKEYIDIMEGLVGTQLATGELDGKQEEEGQQQEEEGMYPDPGLLSYINELCSQKVFVSKVEAVIHPQFLADLLSPEKQRDPLALIEELEQEEGLTLAQLVQKRLLALEEEEDAEAPPSYSGAQLDSSPSVSDEDEDGDGRLRPSPGLQGAGGAVCLGKVSSSGKRAREVHGGQEQALGSPRGMHRAGNTLPSPSSWDLQPEPAALQGTPGPLGMERRGSGKVINQVPRLQDGHLGGAGPPGHCLLADRTSEALPLCWQEGFQPESTPSLDAGLAELASLQGQGLEKQVLGLQKGQQTGGRAVLPEGKEALAVPQEGSAGATWGDDRGTAMAQSDDQNPSPRAAGDRDEVSLSPGLWLSGEMDAVDLELPVQIEEVIESFQVEACVTECQEGCQGLGSSGSISLGPGETVVPGDTESSVIPCGGTVVAAALEKRNDCSLPGPLRANSPALRSKENQEQSRETTGDPSDLWAGGCFALLESRIGGSTLESSKETLLPTCQDDVLIMGTKDASSLPEASQEVGSRGNSFSPLLETIEPVNILDAKDDCGLQLRVSKDTCPLNFNAYDPQGEGRVGPDLSKPKDLAPLQESQESYTTGTPKTSSHQGLGSTFPRWGTRGAIVLRETSVTKTRRSADRAKGKEKKKKETEEEDEELSNFAYLLASKLSLSPRGHPLSPHHASGQGSQRAPHLLSAGAKDPSKPPCPVAKSGKRALAGGPAPTEKRSHSGTQLGVPREEPLALGVVQSSQPRKRRCDSLATGRRKKRRSQ; the protein is encoded by the exons ATGTTTCAGCGGTCGAACCAAGATTTAAACTTAGGTCCCTACCGCAAGTTCAGCGCTCTTTCTTACAGTG TATGCCTTGAGTTCCATATTCTAGTTCTGTTTGATCTGATGTTTACCTTCCCTTCCTTGGATCCCTGTGCACCTACTTGGAGCCAGGTTACTCTGGGTCCTGGACCTGACTGCCTCATTCTGGAGGCTTCCAGACAGCCACAGTTAGTGCCCAAACCTGAGAGGATGGCTTCAGATGGAG CATCTCCGTTGCCGGGACCGGATATGAGCATGAAACCTAGTGCTGCCCGGTCTCCATCGCCTGCACTTCCCTCTCTCCCGCCAGCTTCTGGCCCACCAGACCACCCACCCGGGGAGCCACCTCCACAGCCCATCATGCCTTCAGTATTCTCTCCAGACAACCCTCTGACGCTCTCCGCTTTCCCCAGCTCACTGTTGGCGACAGGGGACGGGGGCCCTTGCCtcagtggggctggggctggcaaTGTCATTGTCAAAGTCAAGACAGAAGGGGGATCAGCTGAGCCCTCTCAAACTCAGAGCTTTATCCTTACTCAGACTGCCCTCAATTCGCTCAATTCGATTGCCCCGGGCACTCCCTGTGGGAGTCTTGAGGGTCCTGCACCTCCATTTGTGACAGCATCTAATATGAAGACCATTCTGCCCTCTAAGGCCATTGGTGTCAGCCGGGAGGACCCTCCAGGccttccacctcaggctccaCCACCAGTTGCTCAACTGGTCCCCATTGTGCCCCTGGAAAAAGCTTGGCCAGGGCTACATGGGACAACCGGGGAAGGCGGTCCTGTGGCCACTCTAGCCAAGCCTTCACTGGGTGACTGCTGCAAAATTTCCAAGGACGTTTATGAGAACTTCCGTCGATGGCAGCGTTACAAAGCCTTGGCCCGGAGGCACCTGTCCCAAAGTCCCGACACAGAAGCTCTGTCCTGTTTTCTTAT CCCAGTGCTTCGTTCCCTGGCCCGGCAGAAGCCCACTATGACCCTGGAGGAGGGACTGCCATTGGCTGTGCAGGAGTGGGAGCACACCAGCAACTTTGACAGGATGATCTTTTATGAGATGGCGGAAAG GTTCATGGAGTTTGAGGCTGAGGAGATGCAGATTCAGAACTCACAGCTGATGAATGGCTCTCAGGGCCTGTCTCCTGCAGCCCCTTTGAAACTTGATCCTCTAGGGCCCCTGGCCTCTGAGGTTTGCCAGCAGCCAG TGTACATTCCGAAGAAGGCAGCCTCCAAGGCACGGGCCCCCCGCCGGCGGCAGCGTAAAGCCCAGAGACCTCCTGTTCCTGAGGCGCCCAAGGAGATCCCACCAGAAGCTGTAAAGGAGTATATTGACATCATGGAAGGGCTGGTGGGGACTCAACTGGCCACTGGGGAGTTAGATGGAAAACAAGAGGAAGAagggcagcagcaggaggaggaagggatgtATCCAGATCCAGGTCTCCTGAGCTACATCAATGAGCTGTGTTCTCAGAAGGTCTTTGTCTCCAAG GTGGAGGCCGTCATTCACCCTCAATTTCTGGCAGATCTGCTGTCCccagaaaaacagagagatcCCTTGGCCTTAATTGAGGAGCTAGAGCAAGAAGAAGGACTCACTCTTGCCCAG CTGGTCCAGAAGCGACTCTTGGCcttggaagaggaggaagatgcaGAGGCGCCTCCAAGTTACAGTGGAGCTCAGCTGGACTCAAGTCCTTCTGTTTCTGATGAGGATGAAGATGGGGATGGGCGGCTTCGGCCCTCGCCTGGGCTTCAGGGGGCTGGAGGCGCCGTTTGCCTTGGAAAGGTTTCTTCTTCAGGAAAACGGGCAAGAGAAGTGCATGGTGGGCAGGAGCAAGCCCTAGGGAGCCCCAGAGGGATGCACAGGGCTGGGAACACTCTGCCAtcccccagcagctgggacctgCAGCCAGAACCTGCAGCTCTACAGGGAACTCCGGGACCCTTGGGTATGGAGAGGAGAGGGTCTGGGAAGGTCATAAACCAGGTACCGCGACTTCAAGATGGCCATCTAGGAGGCGCTGGGCCTCCTGGGCACTGCCTGCTGGCTGATAGGACTTCTGAGGCTCTGCCCCTTTGTTGGCAGGAAGGCTTCCAGCCTGAGAGCACTCCCAGTTTGGATGCTGGACTTGCAGAGCTGGCTTCTCTGCAAGGACAAGGGTTAGAAAAGCAAGTCCTGGGATTGCAGAAAGGACAACAAACGGGGGGTCGTGCAGTGCTTCCTGAAGGGAAGGAGGCTTTAGCAGTGCCCCAGGAAGGCTCTGCAGGAGCCACGTGGGGAGATGACAGAGGTACCGCCATGGCTCAGAGTGATGATCAGAATCCTTCCCCTAGAGCAGCTGGGGACAGGGACGAAGTCTCTCTCAGCCCAGGACTTTGGCTGAGCGGTGAGATGGATGCTGTAGACTTGGAGCTGCCCGTACAAATAGAGGAGGTCATAGAGAGCTTCCAAGTGGAGGCGTGTGTAACTGAGTGTCAGGAAGGCTGCCAGGGACTGGGCTCCAGCGGCAGCATTTCCCTGGGTCCTGGAGAAACCGTAGTACCTGGGGATACGGAGAGCAGTGTGATTCCCTGTGGAGGCACAGTTGTGGCAGCTGCCCTAGAAAAGAGAAACGATTGCAGCTTGCCAGGACCTTTGAGGGCCAACAGCCCAGCCTTGAGGTCCAAAGAAAATCAAGAGCAGAGCCGTGAAACCACAGGGGACCCCAGTGATCTGTGGGCAGGAGGCTGCTTCGCATTGCTGGAAAGCAGAATTGGCGGTTCCACACTGGAGTCTTCCAAAGAAACCCTTCTGCCCACATGCCAAGATGATGTCCTTATCATGGGGACCAAGGATGCCTCCTCCTTGCCTGAAGCCAGCCAAGAGGTAGGGAGCAGAGGCAATTCCTTTTCTCCTCTGTTGGAAACCATAGAACCGGTCAACATACTAGATGCTAAAGATGACTGTGGCCTCCAACTAAGGGTCAGCAAGGACACCTGCCCATTGAATTTTAATGCTTACGACCCCCAAGGAGAAGGCAGGGTGGGTCCTGACCTGTCCAAGCCTAAAGACCTTGCTCCTTTACAAGAGAGTCAGGAGTCTTACACAACTGGCACCCCCAAAACATCATCTCACCAGGGCCTTGGAAGCACTTTCCCTCGATGGGGAACGAGGGGTGCCATAGTTCTGAGAGAGACTTCTGTTACTAAAACACGCAGGTCAGCAGATAGGgccaaaggaaaggagaaaaagaagaaggaaacagaggaagaggatgaggaaCTGTCCAACTTTGCTTACCTCTTGGCCTCTAAACTTAGCCTGTCACCAAGGGGGCATCCTCTCAGTCCTCACCATGCCTCAGGtcagggcagccagagagcaCCCCACCTGCTCTCTGCTGGGGCAAAAGACCCCAGCAAACCTCCATGTCCTGTTGCCAAGTCTGGGAAGCGAGCTCTAGCTGGAGGTCCAGCCCCTACTGAAAAGAGATCCCACTCAGGAACTCAACTTGGGGTCCCCAGGGAGGAACCCCTAGCTCTGGGAGTAGTTCAATCCTCACAGCCTCGTAAAAGGCGGTGTGACAGTCTTGccacaggcagaaggaagaaacgTCGTAGCCAGTAG
- the NOP10 gene encoding H/ACA ribonucleoprotein complex subunit 3 encodes MFLQYYLNEEGDRVYTLKKFDPMGQQTCSAHPARFSPDDKYSRHRITIKKRFKVLMTQQPRPVL; translated from the exons ATGTTTCTCCAGTATTACCTCAACGAGGAGGGAGATCGGGTCTATACGCTGAAG AAATTTGACCCGATGGGACAACAGACCTGCTCAGCCCATCCTGCTCGGTTCTCCCCAGATGACAAATACTCCCGACACCGAATCACCATCAAGAAACGCTTCAAGGTGCTCATGACCCAGCAACCGCGCCCTGTCCTCTGA